A window of Oncorhynchus masou masou isolate Uvic2021 chromosome 19, UVic_Omas_1.1, whole genome shotgun sequence genomic DNA:
TCTCACGAGGTTGGGTCTGGGTCTCGAGGGCTTCGGTCTTCATCGctcgttcctctcctctgttctccagtCAGATCCTGAACATACTACTCATAGGTCTAATATCCTCCTCTCTGACCCCAGGTCAGATCCTACAGTTTGTGCGTGCAGCCAACGGTGCTCAGTACATCATCCAGCCTCAGCAGCAGATGGTGCTACAACAGCAGGTCCTTCCTCAGATGCAGCCGGGTGGCGTGCAGGCTCCCGTAATACAGCAGGTACGCCCCATTACACAGGTAGGTCTGCTCGCCGCCCTCCaacatatacactacatggcttgttgaacatctcattccaaaatcatgggcattaatatggagttggtcctcacttcgctactataacagcctccactcttctgggaaggctttccactagatgttggaacattgctgcggggacttgtttccattcagccacaagcattagtgaggtcggccactgattgttgggcaattaggcctggctcacagtcggtgttACAATTCATCCCACAGGTGTttgatgggtttgaggtcagggctctctgcaggccagtcaagttcttctgcATCGAtctcaaaccatttctgtatggacctccctttgtgcacgggggcattgtcatgctgaaacaggaaagggccttccccaaacttttgccacaaagttggaagcacagaattgttaAAATGTCAtagtatgctgtagcattaagatttcctttcactggaactaacggGCCTggtcaatggaaaaacagccccacTCCATTATTGCTCCAACACCaacctttacagttggcactatggtAGCATTCggacaggtagtgttctcctggcatccgccaaacccatatTTTTCCGTCAGACATGCCAGATGgtaaagtgtgattcatcactccagagaacatgtttccactgctccagagtccaatgccgGTGAGCTTTGCACCACTTCATCCGACACttgacattgcgcatggtgatcttaagcttgtgcggctactcggccatggaaacccatttcgtgaagctcccgactaacagtttttgtgctgacgttgcttccaggggtCACTTGGAACACTGTAGTGTTGCAACGGAGGACAGACGATTTgtatgtgcttcagcactcggcggtcctgcTCTATGAGCTTGCGTGGCCTCctacttcgcggctgagccgttgttgcaccTAGAcggttccacttcacaataacagcacttacagttggccagggcagctctagcagggcagacatttgacgaactgacacgttggaaaggtggcatcctatgactgtttCAAAGTccgagctcttcagtatggccattctactgccaatgcctGTCTATGGaggttgcatggctgtgtgctctgtTTTATacgcctgtcagcaacaggtgtggctgaaatagacaaatGGAGGTGGTACCTCTGGTGGAGGTGGTCCTCCTCGTGCAGTTTGTCCACAGTTCAGTCAAGAATATTTTGTCGCCACTTGCTCACTAACCAGTGCCAGAAAACCTGATCCTATGTCAAAGCTATGATTGATGACATGAGTAGTGGAGGATAAAATGTTCGTTACCCTATGGGCCTTCTGTTAGGTCCTCAGATTTACAGAAGTGGCTTAAGATGGCTATGTTGTGCAAGCTGAGTGGTTTTGGAAGGTGCCGTGTCCGTTACTAGTTCCTGGTGGTTCAGTGGGGTGTAATGTCATGTTGCTGCCCCTCAGGTTCTGGCTCCTCTCCAGGGAGGCCACCCACAGCAGACTGGAGTCATCATCCAGCCTCAACAGATCGTCCTCACTGGGAACAAGGTCCAGCAGAACGCACAGGTCAGATATCAAACACTCACTAGTTACTACTGGCGCTCTATGGAATTAAAAAAGGATGGTACATGTATTCCCCTGAAATGTATTGATAAAATATGCATTGGTATTCAATGTATTTTTACACTCTGCTTTTGAGAATCTATAGATATGCAAGAGGGAATTATTTACCCTATTGTACAAATGGTGATTCCTTCGCTTAACACCCCATCCCACGTTCAACCAGCTCTCACCACCCAATCCTTCTGAACCCATTTCTCTCTTCAGGTAATGCAGATGCCAGGCCAGCCCGGCCAGGTGCAGCAGATCCAGCAGCAGGTCCAACAAGTCCAACAAGTCCAACAGGCCCAGGGTGGCGCTGCGCCAGGTCCACCACAGCAGCAAGCCAAGCAGCAGCCTCCTATGATGCTGCAGGTTGACGGAGCGGGGGACACGTCCTCAGAGgatgaggacgaggaggaggaggagtatgatgaggatgaggatgaagacAAGGATAAAGATGGAGGGGAGGACGGCCAGGTGGAGGAGGTGGGTAGTACTCTCAATGAGACCGAGAGACACAATGGTTCGAAACTTTTACCCTTAGAATGTTTGTATGACCCACTGACTAGGTGAGcaaaactgtctctaaccagttCCAAAGCACTTTACTAGCACACTGTTGTACTCTCTAGATTTGACTGTAGAGATTGAATGATAggatggatatacagtgccttttggaacgtttttttgttttgtttacttACAGCGTTATTTTAAAATTGGGAGAGAAACAAAATTCCTTCAcactatcccataatgacaaagcaaaaacaggtttttagaaatgtttgctaataaaaaataaataatatataaataaataagaaatatataaacacatttacataagtattcagaccctttactttgttgaaacacctctGGCAGCGATTACCGCTTTGCCTTCTTGGTTgggatgctacaagcttggtacacctgtatttggggatttctcccattctttactgcagatcctcacaagccctggcaggttggatggggagtgttgctgcacagctattttcaggtctcttctgagatgttcgatcgggttcaagtccggactctggctgggccactaaaggacattcatGGACTTGTCCCGAGGCCACTCCTGCGtggtcttagctgtgtgcttagggtcattgtactgttggaaggtgaaccttcaccccagactgaggtcctgagcgctctggagcaggttttcatcaaaaatctctctgtactttgcgccattAATCTTTTCCtcgttcctgactagtctcctcgtccctgccgctgaaaatttccccacagcatgatgctgtgacACCACCATGATTCGCCGtaggatggtgtcaggtttcctttagatgtgatgcttggctttcaggccaaggtgttaaatcttggtttcatcagaccagaatcttgatctcatggtctgagatgcctttaggtgccttttggcaaactctaagtgggctgtcatgtgcctttttactgacgagtggcttctgtctggccactctaccataaagcattgatttggtagagtgctgcagagatggttgtccttctggaaggttctcccattgcCTCTGGAGCtatgtcagtgaccatcaggttcttagtcacctccctgaccaaagcccttctcccccgattgctcagtttggctgagcggccagctctaggaagagtctttgtggttccaaatcTTCCTTTTTTAAGAAttattgaggccactgtgttcttggggaccttcaatgctgaagaaatggtttggtatccttccccagatctgtgcctcgacacaaaccTTGGAGTTCTACAGACAATCCCtttgacttggtttttgctctgtaatgcactgtcaactgttgggaccttatatagacgtgtgtgtgcctttccaaatcatgtccaatcaattgaatttaccacaaatgGACTTCAATCAAATTGctgaaacatctgaaggatgaccAATGAAATCAGGATTCACCTGAGCTGAATTTAGAGTCTCAGAGCAaactgtctgaatacttatttaaataaggtcTGTTTTTatcaatttgcaaacattttctaaacctgttttcactttgtcattatggggtattgtgtgtagaaaaatctattttataatatggctgtaacgtaacaaagtgtgtaaaaagtcaaggggtctgtatactttctgaatgcactatatgtaggttattaaccccccccccccccgcgttCAGGAGCCTCTGAACAGTGAAGATGACGTGAGTGATGAGGAGGACCAAGAACTGTTTGACACAGAGAACGTGGTGGTGTGCCAGTACGACAAGGTAAGTCATCCCCAGATGACTACAATACAATGTATGTATCCTGTATATGAGAATCCACAGGGAGGAAACTCCAGACTTCCTGTATGTGTCTGGTatccccctctgctcctctcctaaCGCCATCACTGACACTGTCCATTTGGTTTCCCTGTTCTCctccaatacacacacacgcatggcaTTGTGCGGAAGAGCGAGGCATCCATCTGTTCCTACCGAACTCTCGCGCTTTTCTCTCCTCAGATCCACAGAAGTAAGAACAAATGGAAGTTCCACCTGAAGGATGGGATCATGAACCTGAATGGCCGAGACTACGTCTTCTCCAAAGCCATCGGGGACGCTGAGTGGTAAAACGCACCACAAAAAGGgtacatccaaaatggcaccctattgccgatttttagagtgcactacttttgaccagggcccataatcctctggtcaaaatgagtgcactacataggggaatAGGCGGCTGTTTTGGAATGTAGGCAAAGCAACAAAACACCACAAAAGAACTCTGGAACTTTCTGTTCGAGAAAGAGGGAGACCTCAATAACTGAAGACCCAGGGAATCACTGGAGACATTTCAGCCCGAAGACCTGTGGTGGGTTGGTGGAGGAAGGAAAATATGACACCACCCAAAACTGTGAGATGCACATCTGAATGAATGGTATTTCAGTATCAATACCCAACAAGCTTGAGAAGACTGTCCCTGCATCGTAGAACCCTCAGAGGACGAGGGATCCTTTGCGCTTCTTTGTTTGAATGAATTCAACTTCAGTTTGAACTGACGGTCTT
This region includes:
- the LOC135505822 gene encoding transcription initiation factor IIA subunit 1-like isoform X2, with product MASSANSNPVPKLYRSVIEDVINEVRELFLDEGVDEQVLMELKTLWENKLMQSKAVEGFHTEEQAALQAAAHQQAQQATQQAQAQQVLLPPQQQVTSWQSTRPTVTSAPQQQVIVQDPKILQHMSATGMSAAATAATLALPTGVSPYHQLITSQGNLSQNCYIKTADGQILQFVRAANGAQYIIQPQQQMVLQQQVLPQMQPGGVQAPVIQQVLAPLQGGHPQQTGVIIQPQQIVLTGNKVQQNAQVMQMPGQPGQVQQIQQQVQQVQQVQQAQGGAAPGPPQQQAKQQPPMMLQVDGAGDTSSEDEDEEEEEYDEDEDEDKDKDGGEDGQVEEEPLNSEDDVSDEEDQELFDTENVVVCQYDKIHRSKNKWKFHLKDGIMNLNGRDYVFSKAIGDAEW
- the LOC135505822 gene encoding transcription initiation factor IIA subunit 1-like isoform X4 encodes the protein MASSANSNPVPKLYRSVIEDVINEVRELFLDEGVDEQVLMELKTLWENKLMQSKAVEGFHTEEQAALQAAAHQQAQQATQQAQAQQVLLPPQQQVTSWQSTRPTVTSAPQQQVIVQDPKILQHMSATGMSAAATAATLALPTGVSPYHQLITSQGQILQFVRAANGAQYIIQPQQQMVLQQQVLPQMQPGGVQAPVIQQVLAPLQGGHPQQTGVIIQPQQIVLTGNKVQQNAQVMQMPGQPGQVQQIQQQVQQVQQVQQAQGGAAPGPPQQQAKQQPPMMLQVDGAGDTSSEDEDEEEEEYDEDEDEDKDKDGGEDGQVEEEPLNSEDDVSDEEDQELFDTENVVVCQYDKIHRSKNKWKFHLKDGIMNLNGRDYVFSKAIGDAEW
- the LOC135505822 gene encoding transcription initiation factor IIA subunit 1-like isoform X3, with amino-acid sequence MASSANSNPVPKLYRSVIEDVINEVRELFLDEGVDEQVLMELKTLWENKLMQSKAVEGFHTEEQAALQAAAHQQAQQATQQAQAQQVLLPPQQQVTSWQSTRPTVTSAPQQQVIVQDPKILQHMSATGMSAAATAATLALPTGVSPYHQLITSQGQILQFVRAANGAQYIIQPQQQMVLQQQVLPQMQPGGVQAPVIQQVRPITQVLAPLQGGHPQQTGVIIQPQQIVLTGNKVQQNAQVMQMPGQPGQVQQIQQQVQQVQQVQQAQGGAAPGPPQQQAKQQPPMMLQVDGAGDTSSEDEDEEEEEYDEDEDEDKDKDGGEDGQVEEEPLNSEDDVSDEEDQELFDTENVVVCQYDKIHRSKNKWKFHLKDGIMNLNGRDYVFSKAIGDAEW
- the LOC135505822 gene encoding transcription initiation factor IIA subunit 1-like isoform X1, with protein sequence MASSANSNPVPKLYRSVIEDVINEVRELFLDEGVDEQVLMELKTLWENKLMQSKAVEGFHTEEQAALQAAAHQQAQQATQQAQAQQVLLPPQQQVTSWQSTRPTVTSAPQQQVIVQDPKILQHMSATGMSAAATAATLALPTGVSPYHQLITSQGNLSQNCYIKTADGQILQFVRAANGAQYIIQPQQQMVLQQQVLPQMQPGGVQAPVIQQVRPITQVLAPLQGGHPQQTGVIIQPQQIVLTGNKVQQNAQVMQMPGQPGQVQQIQQQVQQVQQVQQAQGGAAPGPPQQQAKQQPPMMLQVDGAGDTSSEDEDEEEEEYDEDEDEDKDKDGGEDGQVEEEPLNSEDDVSDEEDQELFDTENVVVCQYDKIHRSKNKWKFHLKDGIMNLNGRDYVFSKAIGDAEW